From one Lolium rigidum isolate FL_2022 chromosome 4, APGP_CSIRO_Lrig_0.1, whole genome shotgun sequence genomic stretch:
- the LOC124706608 gene encoding putative cyclin-dependent kinase F-2 encodes MENYERLEKIGEGAAGVVYKARDRRTGAIVAMKRLRPAGRDDGQLSEDLGREVGCLMACRGHPSLVELRAAGRDACNAFLVMEYVGPSLAQVMRERGGAARPFPEDQARRLMRQLLDGAAAMHGLGVLHRDLKPDNVLVNAQGNLKICDFGLSRFAAPTTGAPYTASMVTRWYRAPELLLGSREYDAGVDTWALGCIMAELLSGAPLFPGRTEMDQLNVVFNTVGTGDMTDWPAFLRLPRAGSPLCHQKRPPSRLREMFPALSAAGLDVLSGLLACRPDRRLTAADALRRPWFTDAESPDQARNACGARFSERVGGVADAIVV; translated from the coding sequence ATGGAGAACTACGAGCGGCTCGAAAAGATCGGCGAGGGCGCGGCCGGCGTCGTCTACAAGGCCCGGGACCGCCGCACCGGCGCCATCGTTGCCATGAAGCGCCTCCGCCCTGCCGGCCGCGACGACGGCCAGCTCTCGGAGGACCTCGGCCGCGAGGTGGGCTGCCTCATGGCGTGCCGCGGCCACCCGAGCCTCGTCGAGCTGCGGGCCGCCGGCCGCGACGCCTGCAACGCGTTCCTGGTGATGGAGTACGTCGGGCCGAGCCTGGCGCAGGTCATgcgggagcgcggcggcgccgcgcggcCGTTCCCCGAGGACCAGGCGCGCCGGCTCATGCGGCAGCTCCTGGACGGCGCCGCCGCGATGCACGGCCTCGGCGTCCTGCACCGCGACCTCAAGCCCGACAACGTCCTCGTTAACGCGCAAGGCAACCTCAAGATCTGCGACTTCGGCCTGTCGCGCTTCGCCGCCCCCACTACGGGCGCGCCCTACACGGCGTCGATGGTCACGcggtggtaccgcgcgccggagCTCCTGCTGGGGTCGCGGGAGTACGACGCGGGGGTGGACACCTGGGCGCTCGGGTGCATCATGGCCGAACTCCTCTCCGGCGCGCCGCTGTTTCCCGGGAGGACGGAGATGGACCAGCTCAACGTTGTGTTCAACACGGTGGGCACGGGCGACATGACGGACTGGCCTGCCTTCCTGCGTCTCCCGCGCGCCGGCTCGCCGCTTTGTCATCAGAAAAGGCCGCCCAGCCGGCTCCGGGAGATGTTCCCCGCATTGTCGGCGGCCGGTCTCGACGTCCTCAGCGGGCTGCTGGCCTGCAGACCGGACAGGAGGCtcaccgcggcggacgcgctccggCGTCCCTGGTTCACGGACGCCGAGTCGCCTGACCAAGCACGTAACGCATGCGGCGCCCGATTCAGCGAGCGTGTCGGCGGCGTTGCTGATGCAATCGTTGTATAG